TGAAGTGCAATCAGTTAAACCAAGCGAAGGATGCATGAACTCTAATTCATGTTGATCAGacaatattttttaacaaatattaataatgtaactTTCAGGATTATAAATTAATGCTCCAACAGTTTTGCTTTTTATTGCCACATTCAACCGACAGTGGCTTTCGAAGATGTAATAACCTTAACGTGGGCTCACgctgtttgcattaaaaaagaaaaaagaaaagaaaaaggttttATTACTAAACCCGCATCTGTTTACCTTGACTTGGCTCTCGGTCATTCCCAGAGAATACGCGAGGCGAGCTCGCTCGGGACCGGCCAGATATTTAGTCTGCTCGAAGGTTTTCTCCAGGGCGAAGATCTGCTGTCCGGAAAAAGTTGGTCTGGAGTGTTTCTTCTTTCCATCTTTATCCAGCATCATATTTGCCTGTGCTGGAGAAAACAAGACAAGGTGAGCCAGAGATAAACGCAGAACGAGACTTTAAAAGCGTCAGAACCCGGCAGTGAAAGCTCACCCGGACAGGAAACCCGCGGGTCTCTCCAGGGCGAAGCCTGCATCATTCCCGGCCAGAACATAGGCGCCCTCCCGGGCAGCTCCGTCAGCGGCTTGGGGTACCGAGACACGGCCGCAGGGCTGAAGTACATCCCCGCAGAAGTCAGTCCGTTGATCCGGGGGAAGCCCGACAGCAGCTGTCCCGCAGAGGTGATGGGTCTCCCCAAAATATCGCTAATTCCATGCGGCGTTCCCAGCGCGATCTGAGAGTTCAGGTTGCTGAAAGAATGAGCCTTAAAGCCCGCGGAGTTCTGCAGGGCGTACGGGAATAAAGAAGTCTTCATCTCGGTCATGTTGTGCAGCGCAGCCAGAGGAGTGCTGCCCAGAACGAACGCACTCTGCCGGTTACCATCCATCTGCCCGACCGCTAACATCGGTGCGAGTGAACCGTAAAAACTACAACAGCGCACACAACTTGTCAACACATCCACTGGAACTGGAAGTCAAAGTCTGCTAAAGTTTCCCCATGCAAAAGAATTTCACGAGCGTCCCGAGGCAGAATCCGGATGCCGGTCGTCGGCAGATCACACGCCCGCTTTGAGTGCAGCGATCTCCCGCATCTGAAGCGAAGTTCCCCGGTCAGTGGAAGACTATCAGATAACAGCGCGAGCGCGCGTCTCTCATTGGAAGACGCTAAGTGACTCCGCGCTCTGATTGGAGGACGCGAGGCGTCGGATTTGCATGGGACAACGACGTTCTCCATCAAGCGCGCTATTAATGATGCGTCGCACTGTAGAAATCATCGTTTCGACGTTTGACAcaatagacgcgttcactttatGAGTAAGTACAGTAATAACTAATAACCATATGTTCACCTCTCACTGAACTCGCTTTTATTCCCCTCGGGTTTAGGATAAACattgaaaactttttttgtgtgtttgtattttaagAACGCGTTTTCATCGTGCGATTTAGTTATTAAAACTTCCCCTGCGAGTAAAACCTTATAAATAAAACGTATTCGAAAACAATTATTTATAGCCCACGCGCAGTATGTTTTAGCCAATTCTCTATTGCAACCTAAAGAATTTGGCTACTTTATTAGAATTAGTATTAGTAGCCTATTATTGAAAACGTCGCTTTTTGAATTTAAtcaacaaaaaaaactgaaataactggcataataaaatataatcacatggtttggggtaaaaaaaaaatgataatactgTAATGTATTACTCTGTATGATTAAACGCACTTATACGCGATTTAAGTCGGGCTTGTTTAATTCAGTCAGCCGTATTAAACTCTGTCTGGAGACATATGTAATTATTTCGTGCACCTGATTGTAAACTTGAAACTATAATCAGTCAGCATGGAACATGTGTGTTTTCTGAAGACACAGAGATCTCATGTTTATGGACACGAGTGAAATATGATCGTGCTGCTGGAATAGAAAAGGCTTCAGCATTATAAAGACCTCCTTCAAAACGAGGAGAAATGCGCTGTTTGAAATATGactatcaattatttatttatacgaCTACTTCGTTAACAAACAAAAGGGTTAATAAggattttggggggggggggggttattataTAGCTACTATCTTTTGCATTTAGTTAACTAATTTATTGCATGTCAAAGAATCTCAGAAACTGCTCATCTTTCTAGTAATTTTATTTGACCGAGTTCTATAATAATTGCTGGACTGTAATATAAATCACAACCAGGCTTCACCAGTCACTGTTAATGCGCATTAAATCACTgcagtttattgttattatgattaattaatttattattactattatttatattttatctttttcatgCTTTCCATTCAGATTCAAAGGCTTGGTTATAATTGCATTATATAGTTCAGGTTTTGTAGACgcagctgtatttttattgagTTATGAGTCTTTGCTTGTCCTTTGCGATGCGTGCATGTGAAACCAACATGACATAATATATATTCATCATATTTTACTGCATAAACTGTAATATCAGTATCAgatgattttgaaaaataaatcctAATCTAAATCCtacttgtgtatttttattaaaatgctttgACTCaagttaataatagtaataataacagagGTTCTGGTACTGTTGTATTAGCACATTTGACTATTTTACTTCCAGTAGCCTATAGTCTGTAGTCTGCATTGAAACATTAACTAAAGATATTAAGAAACTATCTCGGTGTTTTATTATTGTCGTTTTTGGACAGTATGTTTTGGTAATGTTAATTCATTAAACAGCAAACCCCTCGTTGCTTTACTGCGACACCCCTGCTTTCATTTACAGGGAAACAGCGCCACCTGGCGGTCAGATCGAGACTGCACCTAAAAAAAAGGTACTATAATCTGATTATGCtcctttaaatgatttttatatcTTACATGAATGAAGTCTGCATCTGTCAGGACTTTCTCTTTCA
Above is a genomic segment from Carassius carassius chromosome 30, fCarCar2.1, whole genome shotgun sequence containing:
- the LOC132110370 gene encoding homeobox protein Nkx-6.2-like, giving the protein MLAVGQMDGNRQSAFVLGSTPLAALHNMTEMKTSLFPYALQNSAGFKAHSFSNLNSQIALGTPHGISDILGRPITSAGQLLSGFPRINGLTSAGMYFSPAAVSRYPKPLTELPGRAPMFWPGMMQASPWRDPRVSCPAQANMMLDKDGKKKHSRPTFSGQQIFALEKTFEQTKYLAGPERARLAYSLGMTESQVKVWFQNRRTKWRKRHAAEMATAKKKHDSETEKMKESSDDDDDEYNKPLDPNSDEEKITRLLKKHKTSNLSLISPCSNSSDTL